One part of the Anaerolineales bacterium genome encodes these proteins:
- a CDS encoding insulinase family protein: protein MQLTQYTLPNGLKVLLKEIHTAPLISHWLWVRAGSRDEGPGLSGISHWVEHMQFKGTPQFPAGELDKTISRDGGFWNAMTYIDWTAYYETMPSEKIDLALRLEADRFINSQFDPKEVDSERTVIMSERQGNENSPMFLLDEDVQQAAFDTHPYKHEVIGYMADLKTITRDDLFNHYKHFYVPGNAVLAIAGDFDTKQMLARVEELYAAVPSGPAPTRIAQDEPAPEEERRVVTQGPGETVFVKAAYRSLRATDLDFFALTVADSLLAGPSNLNLFSGGISNKTSRLYRRLVEKDLAVGVSGGLQATIDPYLYDITITVHPNSSAEAAVAALDDEIKRLQDTPPKIEELLRAVKQAKALFAYGSESITNQAFWMGFAEVFDRYAWFESYLERLAAVTPADVQRAAQLYLRPERRVLGVYQPDGSPEAE, encoded by the coding sequence ATGCAACTTACCCAATACACTCTGCCCAACGGTCTAAAAGTTCTGCTTAAGGAGATCCACACCGCGCCACTTATCAGCCACTGGCTGTGGGTGCGCGCCGGCTCGCGTGATGAAGGGCCGGGCTTGAGCGGCATCTCGCACTGGGTGGAGCACATGCAGTTCAAGGGTACGCCCCAGTTCCCGGCGGGCGAACTGGACAAGACCATCTCCCGCGATGGCGGGTTTTGGAATGCCATGACCTATATTGACTGGACGGCGTACTACGAAACCATGCCCTCCGAGAAGATCGATCTGGCGCTGCGCCTGGAGGCCGACCGCTTTATCAACAGCCAGTTTGACCCGAAAGAGGTCGACTCAGAGCGCACGGTGATCATGTCGGAGCGCCAGGGTAACGAGAACAGCCCCATGTTCCTGCTGGATGAGGATGTGCAGCAGGCCGCGTTCGACACGCACCCGTACAAGCATGAGGTCATTGGCTACATGGCTGACCTCAAAACCATCACGCGCGACGATCTTTTCAACCATTACAAACATTTTTATGTGCCGGGCAATGCGGTTTTGGCGATCGCCGGCGACTTTGACACGAAACAGATGCTGGCCCGCGTCGAGGAGCTGTATGCAGCCGTGCCAAGCGGCCCGGCGCCTACCCGCATCGCGCAGGATGAGCCCGCGCCGGAGGAAGAGCGCCGCGTGGTGACCCAGGGGCCGGGCGAGACCGTATTTGTGAAGGCAGCCTACCGCTCGCTGCGGGCAACTGACCTAGACTTTTTTGCCCTGACGGTGGCGGACAGCCTGCTGGCCGGCCCGAGTAACCTCAACCTGTTTAGCGGTGGCATCTCCAACAAGACCTCGCGCTTGTACCGCCGCCTGGTGGAGAAGGACCTGGCCGTGGGTGTGAGCGGCGGCCTGCAGGCCACCATTGACCCGTACCTGTACGACATCACCATCACGGTGCACCCCAATAGCAGCGCCGAGGCGGCAGTCGCCGCGCTGGATGACGAGATCAAGCGACTACAGGATACGCCGCCCAAGATCGAGGAATTGCTGCGGGCGGTGAAGCAGGCCAAGGCGCTGTTCGCCTATGGCAGTGAGAGCATCACCAACCAGGCGTTCTGGATGGGCTTTGCCGAAGTGTTTGACCGCTATGCCTGGTTTGAAAGTTATCTTGAACGCCTGGCGGCGGTGACGCCCGCGGACGTGCAGCGCGCCGCCCAGCTGTACCTGCGGCCCGAGCGCCGCGTGCTGGGCGTGTACCAGCCCGATGGCAGCCCGGAGGCCGAATGA
- a CDS encoding FAD-dependent oxidoreductase, which produces MSSQRTVAVIGAGPAGLFAARELANAGVQVALINRDIKAGGLAEYGIYPNKYKMKDGLRKQFRQVLALPNVSYFGNLSILQAGPLSLADLQAMGFDAVLVSVGAQGTKWLGLEGEDLQGVYHAKDLVYHYNKLPPYSQQQFGMGRRIICVGAGNVMLDIAHWAVRELKVDELVAAVRRGPADVKFTKKEMETVAANLDLAALDAEIARCAPNMAAVGQDPQAAKDYILSALPSAEPRVSDTRMRFDFLASPHRIVGDVDGRVLGLEVEDTLLVAREDGSATAKGQGSYRLIEGDTVVFCIGDRIDNRFGLPLDKWGDFAKNPEPRFADDGISYEAYDPESQKAVEGVFLAGWAREASTGLVGAARKDGTQAAHAVLAYLASRAGTGRGALAALQAKVATLGTPVVTNADLVKLEEAEAAMAAERGLPEFKFSSNEAMLGVIGLSPVAEAY; this is translated from the coding sequence ATGTCTTCGCAACGCACTGTAGCCGTCATCGGCGCCGGCCCAGCCGGTCTGTTTGCCGCCCGCGAGCTGGCCAACGCCGGCGTCCAGGTGGCCCTGATCAATAGAGACATCAAGGCGGGTGGCCTGGCCGAGTACGGCATTTATCCTAACAAGTACAAAATGAAGGATGGTCTGCGCAAGCAGTTCCGTCAGGTGCTCGCGCTGCCTAACGTGAGCTACTTCGGCAATCTCAGCATCCTGCAGGCTGGCCCGCTCAGTCTGGCAGATCTGCAAGCCATGGGTTTTGACGCCGTGCTGGTGAGCGTGGGCGCCCAGGGCACCAAATGGCTGGGCCTCGAAGGCGAAGACTTGCAGGGCGTTTACCACGCCAAGGATCTGGTGTATCACTACAACAAGCTGCCGCCATATAGCCAGCAGCAATTTGGCATGGGTCGCCGCATCATCTGCGTCGGCGCCGGCAACGTGATGCTTGATATTGCCCACTGGGCCGTGCGCGAACTCAAAGTGGACGAGCTGGTGGCCGCCGTCCGCCGCGGGCCGGCGGATGTCAAGTTCACCAAAAAAGAAATGGAAACCGTGGCCGCCAATCTGGACTTGGCCGCCCTGGATGCCGAGATCGCCCGCTGCGCGCCCAACATGGCCGCTGTAGGGCAAGACCCGCAAGCCGCCAAAGATTACATTCTCTCCGCCCTGCCGAGTGCGGAACCCAGGGTCTCCGATACGCGCATGCGCTTCGATTTCCTAGCCTCGCCGCACCGCATCGTGGGCGATGTGGATGGCCGCGTGCTTGGCCTGGAAGTCGAAGACACCCTGCTGGTTGCGCGTGAGGATGGCAGCGCCACCGCCAAGGGTCAGGGCAGCTACCGCCTCATCGAAGGCGATACCGTGGTCTTCTGCATCGGCGACCGTATCGACAACCGCTTTGGCCTGCCGCTGGACAAGTGGGGTGACTTTGCCAAGAACCCCGAACCTCGCTTCGCCGATGATGGCATCTCGTACGAGGCCTACGACCCCGAGAGCCAGAAAGCTGTAGAAGGTGTGTTCCTGGCCGGCTGGGCACGCGAGGCCAGCACCGGCCTTGTGGGCGCGGCTCGCAAAGACGGCACGCAGGCGGCGCACGCCGTGCTGGCCTACTTAGCCAGCCGCGCCGGCACCGGCCGCGGCGCCCTGGCCGCCCTGCAAGCCAAAGTGGCTACGCTAGGCACCCCGGTCGTGACCAATGCCGATCTGGTCAAACTTGAGGAGGCCGAGGCGGCGATGGCCGCCGAGCGCGGGCTGCCCGAATTCAAGTTCTCCAGCAACGAAGCAATGCTCGGCGTCATCGGGCTCAGCCCGGTGGCAGAAGCCTACTAA
- a CDS encoding alcohol dehydrogenase catalytic domain-containing protein has product MKAVQFNFTIPRYALGLAVAKVAPSLLWSGLTCTSMQDVAEPSFPTQQWVRIKTRLGGICGTDLGTIYLHTSPYFSPYSDFPFTFGHENVGTISEVGAEVRGFKPGQRVIVEPTLWCAPRGYEKAEWCEYCAKGEINRCARRSGGKLAPGMFIGSSKDTGGSWSESFIAHQSQLYAVPDSISDENALMVEPFACALHCVLMDMPRDDETILILGAGTMGLVTLAALRGLGSKAKILVSARYPHQAEAARKLGADEVLKGDLYKLVAERTGATLLKPTIGKLVMEGGVDRVYECTGNDNSLDDANRFAKRGGTVVLVGLPGQAKGIDWSAIFTQELRILSATEYSHADEYKGKTWKSYDLALDLMEKGKVDLGWMVTRKYALADYKKALGDLAQKGSEGIIKAAFEFPAK; this is encoded by the coding sequence ATGAAAGCCGTCCAATTCAACTTCACCATCCCCCGCTATGCCCTTGGGCTGGCCGTAGCCAAGGTGGCCCCCTCGCTGCTGTGGAGCGGCCTCACGTGCACCAGCATGCAGGACGTGGCCGAGCCCAGCTTCCCGACCCAGCAGTGGGTGCGCATCAAAACCCGCCTGGGTGGTATCTGCGGCACCGATCTGGGCACCATATACCTGCACACCAGCCCGTATTTCTCGCCGTACAGCGATTTCCCCTTTACTTTTGGGCACGAAAATGTAGGCACCATCTCTGAAGTGGGCGCCGAGGTCAGAGGCTTCAAGCCCGGCCAGCGGGTGATCGTGGAGCCGACCCTGTGGTGCGCTCCGCGCGGCTACGAGAAGGCTGAGTGGTGCGAATACTGCGCCAAGGGCGAGATCAATCGTTGCGCGCGGCGCAGCGGCGGCAAACTGGCGCCGGGCATGTTCATCGGCTCCTCAAAGGATACGGGCGGTAGCTGGTCCGAGTCGTTTATTGCCCACCAGAGTCAGCTGTATGCAGTGCCGGACAGCATCAGCGATGAGAACGCCCTGATGGTGGAGCCATTCGCCTGCGCGCTGCACTGCGTGCTGATGGATATGCCCAGGGACGATGAGACCATTCTCATCCTGGGGGCGGGCACCATGGGCTTGGTAACCCTGGCCGCATTGCGCGGGCTGGGCAGCAAGGCCAAGATCCTGGTCTCAGCCCGCTACCCGCACCAGGCCGAGGCAGCCCGCAAGCTGGGCGCCGACGAAGTGCTCAAGGGCGATTTGTATAAACTAGTTGCCGAGCGCACCGGCGCCACGCTGCTGAAGCCGACCATCGGCAAGCTGGTGATGGAAGGCGGCGTGGACCGCGTGTATGAATGCACCGGCAACGACAATTCGCTGGATGATGCCAACCGTTTCGCCAAGCGCGGCGGCACGGTGGTGCTGGTGGGCTTGCCGGGCCAGGCCAAGGGCATCGACTGGTCGGCGATCTTCACGCAGGAGTTGCGTATCCTCTCGGCCACGGAGTACAGCCATGCCGACGAGTACAAGGGCAAGACCTGGAAGAGCTATGACCTGGCGCTGGATCTGATGGAAAAGGGCAAGGTCGATCTGGGTTGGATGGTGACGCGCAAATATGCGCTCGCTGATTACAAGAAGGCCCTGGGTGATCTGGCCCAAAAGGGGTCTGAGGGCATCATCAAGGCAGCGTTTGAATTTCCTGCAAAGTAA
- a CDS encoding GGDEF domain-containing protein: MTTFALYAIGLQEIAGTSQPANQMDAAAFSIMRGLNFGAAIFAISGILWRYFHIVTEQQAELTQLATTDLLTGLHNRRMMSELAEREVARSLRHGLPLAILMCDLDHFKSINDAHGHAAGDAALAGFAELLKTTVRESEAICRWGGEEFLVLLPNTDLSGAAIVAERIRGAVERTALEVGGKSNYLTITIGAASLRPSEDFQQFLKRADDALYAGKHAGRNQVRLEQPATV; the protein is encoded by the coding sequence GTGACCACGTTCGCCCTGTATGCCATCGGGTTGCAGGAGATCGCCGGCACCAGCCAACCGGCCAATCAAATGGATGCGGCTGCTTTCAGTATTATGCGTGGACTGAACTTCGGTGCGGCGATCTTCGCCATCTCTGGCATCTTGTGGCGCTATTTCCACATTGTGACTGAACAACAGGCAGAGTTGACCCAGCTGGCCACCACGGATCTGCTCACTGGCTTGCATAACCGGCGCATGATGAGCGAGTTAGCTGAGCGCGAGGTGGCGCGAAGCCTACGCCACGGCCTGCCGCTGGCGATCCTGATGTGCGACCTGGACCACTTCAAAAGCATCAACGATGCGCACGGCCACGCGGCGGGGGATGCCGCCCTAGCCGGCTTTGCCGAGCTGCTCAAAACCACTGTGCGCGAAAGTGAAGCGATCTGCCGCTGGGGCGGCGAGGAGTTCCTGGTACTGTTACCCAACACCGATCTCTCTGGCGCAGCGATCGTGGCTGAGCGCATTCGTGGGGCGGTAGAACGCACCGCCCTGGAAGTGGGTGGCAAGTCCAATTACCTGACCATAACAATCGGTGCTGCCAGTCTGCGCCCCAGCGAAGATTTTCAACAATTCCTGAAGCGCGCAGATGATGCGCTGTATGCGGGCAAGCACGCCGGGCGCAACCAGGTGCGCCTTGAGCAGCCTGCAACAGTGTAG
- the thrS gene encoding threonine--tRNA ligase — protein sequence MAKQQEKYEDSNLYKIRHSAAHIMAQAVSELFAPGEAKVAIGPPIEDGFYYDFDLPRALTPDDFPTIEARMREIIGSGFKFQKRVVSADEARQEFKDQPYKLELIEGLDAGGFDENGNPLKEKPEISFYTHDSFTDLCRGPHVTSTQDIAPDAFKLMSIAGAYWRGDEANRQLQRVYGTAWENAEQLADYLWRQEEAKKRDHRKLGKELGLFHFSEDVGPGIPLFTPKGEMLRHLMEGYVRDVQTRYGYQHVWTGHVVKEDLYKKSGHYENYGDVMFPPMVDEDVAFRLKPMNCPSHMTLYNEMGLHSYRELPMRFCEFATLYRYEKSGELSGLARVRSLTQDDCHVFCTPEQIEQEFTLALNLIREVLDRYRFSDYSVRLSLKGEEGKYVDDPEKWSSAEAALRAALDKNKVDYWEAEGEAAFYGPKADFIARDVLGREWQLSTIQVDFIQPARLGCTYIGEDNKEHTPVLLHRAVTGTTERFMATIIEHFAGAFPVWLAPVQATLIPIADRHVEFASQVAAELKVAGLRAEVDAGSDRMGAKIRYAQSQKVPYMLVMGDKEVEAGAVAVRLRSGEDLGALPVADFLARAQADIEKGD from the coding sequence ATGGCAAAGCAACAAGAGAAGTACGAAGACAGTAATCTTTATAAGATCCGTCATTCGGCGGCGCACATCATGGCCCAGGCGGTCAGCGAGCTGTTCGCGCCCGGCGAAGCCAAGGTGGCGATTGGCCCCCCGATCGAAGACGGTTTCTACTATGACTTTGACCTGCCGCGGGCGCTGACGCCCGACGACTTCCCGACCATCGAAGCGCGCATGCGCGAGATCATTGGCAGCGGCTTTAAGTTTCAAAAGCGCGTCGTGAGCGCCGATGAAGCCAGGCAGGAATTCAAAGACCAGCCCTATAAGCTGGAGTTGATCGAGGGATTGGACGCCGGCGGCTTTGACGAGAACGGCAACCCGCTGAAGGAAAAGCCTGAGATCTCGTTCTATACGCACGATAGCTTCACCGACTTGTGCCGCGGGCCGCATGTCACCAGCACGCAAGACATCGCCCCCGATGCATTCAAGCTGATGAGCATCGCCGGCGCCTACTGGCGCGGCGACGAAGCCAACAGGCAGCTGCAGCGCGTGTACGGCACGGCCTGGGAGAACGCCGAACAGTTAGCCGATTACTTGTGGCGCCAAGAGGAAGCCAAGAAGCGCGACCACCGCAAGCTGGGCAAGGAGCTGGGCCTGTTCCATTTCTCCGAAGATGTCGGCCCCGGTATACCGCTGTTCACGCCCAAGGGCGAGATGTTGCGTCACCTGATGGAAGGTTATGTGCGTGATGTGCAGACGCGCTACGGCTACCAGCACGTGTGGACCGGGCATGTGGTCAAGGAAGACCTGTACAAGAAATCAGGCCACTACGAGAACTATGGCGATGTGATGTTCCCGCCAATGGTGGACGAGGATGTCGCCTTCCGCCTGAAGCCGATGAACTGCCCCAGCCACATGACGCTCTATAACGAGATGGGGTTGCATTCCTACCGCGAGCTGCCCATGCGCTTCTGCGAATTCGCCACGCTGTACCGCTATGAAAAATCCGGCGAACTTTCGGGTCTGGCCCGCGTGCGCTCGCTGACCCAGGATGATTGTCATGTGTTCTGCACGCCGGAACAGATCGAGCAGGAATTCACGCTGGCTCTCAATCTCATTCGCGAGGTACTGGATCGCTATCGCTTCTCCGACTACAGCGTGCGACTTTCGCTGAAGGGCGAGGAGGGCAAATATGTAGACGACCCGGAGAAGTGGAGCAGCGCCGAGGCCGCGCTGCGCGCCGCGCTGGACAAGAACAAGGTGGACTACTGGGAAGCAGAAGGCGAAGCCGCCTTCTACGGCCCCAAGGCTGACTTCATTGCCCGGGATGTGCTTGGCCGTGAGTGGCAGCTTTCCACAATCCAGGTTGACTTCATCCAGCCGGCCCGCCTGGGCTGCACATACATCGGCGAGGACAACAAGGAGCACACGCCGGTGCTGCTGCACCGCGCCGTGACGGGCACGACCGAGCGCTTCATGGCCACGATCATCGAGCACTTCGCCGGCGCGTTCCCGGTGTGGCTGGCGCCGGTGCAGGCTACGCTGATCCCCATCGCCGACCGCCATGTGGAGTTTGCCAGCCAGGTCGCCGCCGAGCTGAAAGTCGCCGGCCTGCGGGCCGAAGTGGACGCCGGCAGCGACCGCATGGGCGCCAAGATCCGCTATGCCCAATCACAAAAGGTGCCGTATATGCTTGTGATGGGTGACAAGGAAGTGGAGGCCGGCGCCGTGGCCGTGCGCCTGCGCTCCGGCGAGGACCTGGGCGCCCTGCCGGTGGCCGATTTCCTGGCTCGCGCCCAGGCAGATATTGAGAAGGGCGATTAG
- a CDS encoding helix-turn-helix transcriptional regulator, with product MSAAKTPHDLLPLTPAVFHILLALADQERHGYGIMKEVEAQTDGEMLLRPGTLYQAIKRMLELGLIEESDERPDPALDDQRRRYYKLSALGRKTAAAEADRLQKLVRLVGRKKLTPAS from the coding sequence ATGAGTGCTGCCAAAACCCCGCACGACCTGCTGCCGCTGACCCCGGCCGTGTTCCACATCCTGCTGGCGCTGGCCGACCAGGAACGGCACGGCTACGGCATCATGAAAGAAGTCGAGGCCCAGACCGATGGCGAGATGCTGCTGCGCCCGGGCACGCTGTACCAGGCCATCAAGCGCATGCTGGAGCTCGGCCTCATCGAGGAGAGCGACGAGCGCCCCGACCCCGCCCTGGACGACCAGCGTCGCCGCTACTACAAGCTCAGCGCCCTTGGCCGCAAAACCGCCGCGGCCGAGGCGGACCGCTTGCAAAAGCTGGTGCGCCTGGTGGGCCGCAAGAAGCTGACACCGGCCAGCTGA
- a CDS encoding MoaD/ThiS family protein, translating into MVRVQIPYHLRNLASVGAEVELAVEAPVTVERTLDALEAAYPMLRGTIRDHASKQRRAYLRYFACQEDISFAPTDVPLPTAIVEGREPFIVMGAIAGG; encoded by the coding sequence ATGGTCCGCGTCCAGATCCCCTACCACCTGCGCAACCTCGCCAGCGTCGGCGCCGAGGTCGAGCTCGCCGTCGAGGCGCCGGTCACAGTTGAGCGCACCCTCGATGCGCTCGAGGCCGCCTACCCCATGCTGCGCGGCACCATTCGAGACCATGCCAGCAAGCAACGCCGCGCCTACCTGCGCTACTTCGCCTGCCAGGAAGACATCTCGTTCGCGCCTACTGACGTGCCGCTGCCGACCGCCATCGTCGAGGGGCGCGAGCCCTTCATCGTCATGGGCGCCATCGCCGGGGGCTAA
- the asnB gene encoding asparagine synthase (glutamine-hydrolyzing) → MCGICGIADGNGRSLDKAALHRLNTAIAHRGPDGEGYYAHNGIGLGMRRLAIIDVAGSDQPIFNEDESIAIVFNGEIYSYQHLREGLLQRGHQLRTNGDTECIVHLYEEEGPQCLRHLRGMFALALWDENRQRLLLARDRLGKKPIFYTVQDGKLYWAAELKPLLSVLPRQPELNLAAIDQYLSLQYIPEPYTAYEGIYKLPAASFAIWERGQLHIERYWDPNFEPKHAASEYALSEELREIAAESVRLRLISEVPLGAHLSGGIDSSIVVALMAEASSGPVKTFSVGFEESNFSELPLARQVAERYGTDHHEFTLTFGDIPSTLETLLQHFGEPFADPSALPLYHLSRLTRQHVTVALNGDGGDESFAGYPRYWLDPLADRYLRLPKAVTRSMVPALAGALPDAGDRPVGRGLSNGIKRLPQLTEVDERASLLRWSSYFTVAQKAALWKPAIATGLNLRQAEQDMAAIYASAPARTRLDRTLYTDMKTYLPGALLVKADRMTMAHALEGRSPFLDHTLVEWAARLPVRYKLRGRQGKYLLRKAFADKLPADVLAHGKQGFGIPVGAWLRGPLEGWLRQLLLAPDAPLAAWFERDALAQLIAQHQAGKQDHGKRLWALACLALWARQNETAL, encoded by the coding sequence ATGTGTGGCATTTGTGGCATTGCAGACGGCAACGGGCGCAGCCTGGACAAGGCGGCTTTGCATCGGCTTAATACCGCTATCGCTCACCGCGGGCCGGATGGTGAAGGCTATTACGCACACAACGGCATCGGTCTTGGCATGCGCCGTCTGGCCATCATTGATGTAGCCGGCAGCGACCAGCCTATTTTCAACGAAGACGAATCCATCGCCATTGTTTTCAATGGCGAGATCTACAGCTACCAGCACCTGCGCGAAGGTTTATTGCAGCGCGGCCACCAGTTGCGCACCAATGGCGATACCGAGTGCATCGTGCATTTGTATGAAGAAGAAGGGCCGCAATGTTTGCGCCACTTGCGCGGCATGTTTGCCCTGGCCTTGTGGGACGAGAACCGCCAGCGCCTGCTGCTGGCGCGCGATCGGCTGGGCAAGAAGCCCATTTTCTACACGGTGCAGGATGGCAAACTGTATTGGGCCGCCGAACTGAAGCCGCTCTTGAGCGTGCTGCCGCGCCAGCCTGAACTCAACCTGGCGGCGATCGACCAGTACCTGAGCCTGCAATACATCCCCGAACCCTATACCGCCTATGAGGGCATATACAAGCTGCCTGCCGCCAGCTTCGCCATCTGGGAGCGCGGCCAGCTGCACATCGAGCGCTATTGGGACCCGAACTTTGAACCCAAGCACGCTGCCAGCGAATACGCATTGAGCGAAGAGCTGCGCGAGATCGCCGCCGAGTCGGTGCGTTTGCGCCTCATCAGCGAGGTGCCCCTGGGTGCCCATTTGAGCGGCGGCATAGACTCCAGCATTGTGGTGGCGTTGATGGCGGAGGCCAGCAGCGGCCCGGTCAAAACCTTCTCGGTGGGTTTTGAGGAGAGCAATTTCTCTGAGCTGCCCTTGGCGCGTCAGGTGGCGGAACGTTATGGCACTGACCATCACGAATTCACTCTTACCTTTGGTGATATTCCCTCCACACTTGAAACACTCCTGCAGCACTTCGGCGAGCCGTTCGCTGACCCTTCGGCGCTGCCGCTGTATCACCTCTCGCGCCTGACTCGCCAACACGTCACCGTGGCGCTGAATGGCGACGGCGGCGATGAATCCTTCGCCGGCTATCCGCGCTATTGGCTTGACCCGCTGGCGGACCGCTACCTGCGCCTGCCCAAGGCAGTCACGCGCAGTATGGTGCCGGCGCTGGCCGGCGCGCTGCCGGATGCAGGCGACCGGCCGGTGGGCCGCGGGCTGAGCAACGGCATCAAGCGCCTTCCACAGCTCACCGAAGTGGATGAGCGCGCCAGCCTGCTGCGCTGGTCTTCATATTTCACCGTGGCGCAGAAGGCTGCGTTGTGGAAGCCTGCAATTGCCACAGGGCTTAACTTGCGCCAGGCGGAGCAGGATATGGCGGCGATCTACGCTTCCGCTCCGGCGCGCACGCGGCTGGACCGCACGCTATACACCGACATGAAAACTTACCTGCCCGGCGCGCTGCTGGTCAAGGCTGACCGCATGACGATGGCGCACGCACTCGAAGGTCGCTCCCCGTTCCTCGACCACACGCTGGTGGAGTGGGCAGCGCGCCTGCCGGTGCGCTATAAACTGCGCGGCCGCCAGGGCAAGTATCTGCTGCGCAAGGCCTTTGCTGACAAACTGCCCGCCGATGTGCTGGCGCACGGCAAGCAGGGTTTTGGCATCCCGGTGGGCGCCTGGCTGCGCGGCCCGCTGGAAGGCTGGCTGCGCCAGCTGCTGCTGGCGCCGGATGCCCCGCTGGCGGCCTGGTTCGAGCGGGATGCGTTGGCGCAATTGATCGCCCAGCACCAGGCTGGCAAGCAGGATCATGGCAAGCGCCTGTGGGCGCTTGCCTGCCTTGCTCTATGGGCAAGGCAAAATGAAACCGCGCTATAA
- a CDS encoding glycosyltransferase family 4 protein: MPAEHILIVNSEYPPIGGGAGNASAQLARHLAQLGRRVTVLTARFAGLPHDEQQEDVRVVRLPALRSRQDRSGTIEQISFLLSAALLGLPWVLRLRPQAVIAFFGAPSGAAVWFWSFFASIPYIVSLRGGDVPGFRPYDFARQHRLLAPLLRWVWRRARAVVANSQGLRDLGAAFEPKVPIAVIPNGVDFEQFQAGERQWQPARLLFVGRVVYQKGLDVLLDALGGLTEREWSLTIVGDGPRRGDLQAQAARLGIAERITFSGWKTGAELAAAYSEANLFAYASRHEGMPNALLEAMASGLPAVATRIAGNEELVADGETGLLVPSEDPAALRAALAKIIDDVALRQSFGAAARKRVQTRYSWHTVASQYANLLDQATAD, encoded by the coding sequence ATGCCAGCTGAGCACATCCTGATCGTCAATAGTGAATACCCGCCGATTGGTGGCGGCGCGGGCAACGCCAGCGCCCAGCTGGCTCGCCATCTGGCGCAGCTGGGCCGGCGCGTCACGGTGCTGACGGCACGCTTTGCTGGCTTGCCTCATGACGAGCAGCAAGAAGATGTGCGCGTGGTGCGCCTGCCTGCTTTGCGCTCCAGGCAAGATCGGTCCGGCACAATCGAGCAGATCTCCTTCCTGCTCTCGGCAGCCTTGCTGGGCCTGCCGTGGGTGCTGCGTTTACGCCCGCAGGCAGTCATCGCTTTCTTCGGCGCGCCGAGCGGTGCGGCCGTGTGGTTCTGGTCTTTCTTTGCATCCATTCCCTACATCGTCAGCCTGCGCGGGGGTGATGTGCCCGGCTTCCGCCCGTATGATTTTGCGCGGCAGCACCGACTGCTGGCGCCGCTGCTGCGTTGGGTCTGGCGCAGAGCCCGCGCCGTGGTGGCCAATAGCCAGGGCTTGCGCGACCTCGGTGCAGCGTTTGAGCCCAAAGTGCCGATCGCCGTTATCCCTAATGGAGTGGACTTCGAGCAATTCCAGGCCGGCGAGCGCCAATGGCAGCCGGCCCGCCTGCTGTTCGTGGGCCGGGTGGTGTATCAAAAGGGGCTGGATGTGCTGCTGGACGCATTGGGTGGGCTGACTGAACGCGAATGGAGCCTGACGATCGTGGGTGATGGCCCGCGACGCGGCGATTTGCAGGCACAAGCCGCGCGTCTGGGCATCGCTGAGCGCATCACGTTTTCGGGGTGGAAGACGGGGGCCGAGTTGGCCGCCGCATATTCTGAAGCTAACTTGTTTGCCTACGCCTCGCGCCACGAGGGTATGCCCAATGCGCTGCTCGAGGCGATGGCGAGTGGCTTGCCAGCCGTGGCCACCCGCATTGCCGGCAATGAGGAACTGGTGGCGGATGGCGAAACGGGGCTGCTGGTGCCCAGCGAGGACCCGGCTGCCCTGCGAGCCGCGCTGGCGAAGATTATTGACGACGTCGCGCTGCGCCAAAGCTTCGGGGCAGCAGCGCGCAAGCGCGTGCAGACAAGATATAGTTGGCACACCGTGGCCAGCCAGTATGCAAACCTGCTGGACCAGGCCACGGCGGACTGA